The genomic interval GAAATAATCCGGGTCGGACATCGGCAGGCCCGCCTGGGCGAAGCTGACCACCGTCTGCGGGCTGTCCCAGTCGATCGCCGTCACCCCGCCGGTCAGCTGCAGCTCGGCCGGCTGCGGCAGCGGGGCCGAGCCCTGCTCGGGCAGGTCGCCCAGAATCGTGTCGATCAGCCTGCCCAGCTCTTCGGCGGTGATGTCGCCCGCCGCCGCCACCACCACGCGGTCGCGGGCCAGCACCCGGTCCTTGGCGGCGATCAGGTCCTCGCGGGTCAGCGCCGCCACCGAATCGCGCGTGCCGCTGATCGAGGTCGCATAGGGATGCTCGCCCCAGGCCAGCCGCGCCAGCTCCTTGCTGGCGATGGCGTTCGGATCGGTCGCCTCGGAGCGGATCACCGCCTGCACCTGCGCCCGCACCCGCTCGACGGCGTCGGGGTCGAAGCGCGGCTCGGCCAGCGCCTGGCGCAGCAGCGCGGCGGCCTGATCGCGATTCTCGGTCAGCATGCGGGCGTTCACGGTCAGCGCGTCGTCGCCGACATCGAAGCGGTTCTGCGCCCCCAGCGCCTCGACCGCCTCGGCATATTGCACCGAATCCATCTCGCCCGAGCCTTCCTCAAGCAACGCGGTCATCAGGTTCATCTCGCCGCGCTTTCCGGGCGCGTCGAGGCTCGCGCCGCCCTTGAACATCAGCGAAAGCGCGGTGAAGGGGATCGAATGGTCCTCGACCAGCCAGGCCTGGATGCCGCCGGGCGAGGTGATCTGCTGGATCTCGATGGCGCGCGCCGGCAGCGCGGCCAGCAGGGCGAAGGCAAGGGTGGCAAGGGCGCGGATCATTCGACTTCCCCCGGATTGGCGGTTTCGGGTCTGGAGGCATCGGCCGAGGCGGGTTGCGGCGCGGCGGCCGCTGCATCGGCCCCGGCTTCGGCCGGCGCGTCCGGCGCCGGCAGCAGCCAGCCGGTGACGGGGGCCGGGTTTTCCAGCACCAGTTTCGCGGCGGCGCGGATGTCCTCGGGCGTGACGGCGGCCAGGATGTCGGGCCAGTCGTTCACATCCTCGATGGTCAGGCCGGTGGCCAGGCCCTGGCCATAGTCATAGGCGCGGCCATGCGCCGAATCCTGGGAATAGACGCGGGCGGCGCGGATCCGGGTCTTGACCCGTTCCAGCTGCGCCGCGTCGGGACCGTCCTTCAGGAATTGCGCCAGCGCCGCGTCCAGCGCCGCCTCGGCATCCTCGTTGCTGACGCCGGGCGCCGGCACCATCGAGAGGCCGAAGGTGGTCGGATCGACCGAGAACCCGTCATAGGAAGCGTTGACGTAAAGCGCCTTGCCGGTCAGCACCAGATCGCGGGCCAGGACCGAGGTCTGGCTGGAGCCCGCCAGCAGCTCCGCCAGCACCGTCAGCGCCGCGGCGGTCTGCTGCTCGCCCCGGTTGCGTTCGGGCGCGATCACGCTGCGGATCATCACCGGCTGGGCGACGCGCGGGTCCACCCGCTCCATCCGCCGGGGCGAGCGCTGGATCGGCTCCTGCGGGCGCGGCTTGCGGGCGGCATCGGGCTTGGGCGGCACGGGACCGTAATATGTCTCGGCCAGTTCGCGCACGTCTTCGGCCGTCACGTCGCCGGCGATGACCAGAACCGCGGCGTTCGGGGCGTAATGCGCGTCATACCAGGCGATGGCGTCCTCGCGGGTCAGGCCCTCCATCTCTTGCCGCCAGCCGATCACCGGGCGGCCGTAGGGATGGTTGTAGAACTGCACCGCGCTGCGTTCTTCCGAGAACTGCGCGCCGGGATCGCTGTCGATGCGCTGCGAGCGTTCCTCCAGCACCACCTGCCGCTCGGCCTGCCAGTCGTCCTCGCCGATGCGCAGGTTGGCCATGCGGTCGGCCTCCATCTCCATGATCAGCGGCAGCCGGTCGCTGGCGATGCGCTGGAAATAGGTGGTGAAGTCATAGCTGGTGAAGGCGTTGTCCCGGCCGCCATTCGCGGTCACGGTCTTGGAAAGCTCGCCCGGTCCCAGCTTGTCGGTGCCCTTGAACATCAGGTGTTCCAAGTAATGCGCGATGCCGGATTTGCCCGGCTGCTCATCGGCCGATCCGATCCGATACCACAGCATCTGCACCACGACCGGGGCGCGGTGATCCTCGATCACCACGGCCTCAAGGCCGTTATCCAGGGTGAAATGGCTGATTCCCTTGGGCATCTCGGCCAGCGCGGGGGTCGCGGCCAGCACCAGCGCAAGGGGCGCAAGGCGGGTCAGGATGGTCATGGCAGGCTCCGGTTCCGGGTCGCGCCCAGACCCTGCCCTTGCGCGCGGGCGCGCGCAAGCCTGCCGTCCCTCATCTAAGCGTGATCGAGGCGCGAGGCGGGTCAGTGGCCGCGCAGCACCGGCGCCTGATCCGCCGCGCGCGGCGCCGCCTGGGCGCCGCCCCGGTCGCGCGGCGGCGCGGCGGGCAATTGCACGCCGGTCGGGCGCCAGCGCTCCAGCTCGGCCCAGCTGTCCAGGGTCATCGGCTCATAGGCGCGGTAATAGACATTCGTCCGCGCCAGCACCTCAAGCAGGCGGCGCGAGTGGCGGCTGCGCCATTCGACGTCCTCCTGCGCGGTGGTCTGGCGGATCGCCGGATCGCGGCCCAGGCGCGAGGCATGGGCGATCAGCGCGCCGTCCGCCGCGCCGACGCCCTGCGCGGAAAGCTGCGCCGGATTGCCGCCCAGCGCCGCCACCGCATCGGCCTGCGGCGTCGGATCGGTGATGTTCGCCCCGCCCGGCGTCGGCGCCGGCAGCGCGTTCAGGTCCGAGGGCATCTGCAGCGGCTTGGTCGGCAGGATGGCGAATTCGTCCGGGCTGCTGCGGCCGGCGCTGACGTTCATCAGATGCGGATCGGTGCTGCAGGCGGCAAGGCCCAGCATGGTCAAGGTCAGCGCGATCGCCCGCATCTTCCGTCCCTCACGTTCTTCTGGCGCCGTTCTTAGCGCGTATTGCCGGCCTCGTCACGGGTCTTGTCGTCCAAAGCCAGCTGGCCCTGCGCCTCGGGACGCGGCTGCGGCTCGGACGCGCGGGGTTTTGCCGACCGGGGCCGCGACGGGCTCTTGCGCCGCTTCGTCGGCGTCTTCCTTTCCGGCGGCAGCAGCACCAGCCCCATCGCGCCCAGGAAGATGGCGATATCCGCCACGTTGAAGCTGTAGGGGTTGCGCCAGCCGGGCAGCGACATGTTCAGGAAATCCGCCACCGCGCCATAGACCAGCCGATCCACGACATTGCCCAGCGCGCCGCCGATCAGCAGCCCGGCCGAGACCTGCGCAAAGCGCGTCGGCTTGGCGCGGCCGATCCAGACCGCCACCCACAGGCAGACCGCCAGGGCAATGCCGATCAGCACCCAGCGCATCACCTCGACGTCGCTGGCGAACAGGCCGAAATTCATGCCCTGGTTCCAGGCCATGCGCAGGTTCAGCCAGGGGTCGAGCAGGTCGATCTCGCGCACCCGGTCCAGCCGCATGACATGCACGACCAGATATTTCAGCGCCTGATCCAGCAGGAAGATCAGCCCGGCCGTCAGCAGGACCGGCCGCCAGACCCGCGGCGGCGGCTTTTTCGCGCGCCGCCGGGGGGCCGCCGGGCTTTTCCGCGGCTTGGGGGTCGCGGTCTCGGCCATCAGTGCCGGAAATGCCGCTGGCCGGTAAAGACCATGGCCAGGCCCAGGCGGTCGGCGGCCGCGATCACCTCGTCGTCGCGCATCGAGCCGCCGGGCTGGATCACCGCCCGCGCGCCCGCCGCCGCCAGCGCCTCGACCCCGTCGGCGAAGGGGAAGAAGGCATCCGAGGCGACCGAGGAGCCGATGGTCAGCGCCTGCGCCAGGCCCAGCGCCTCGGCCATGTCCTCGGACTTGCGCTTGCCGATGCGGGTCGAATCGACGCGGCTCATCTGGCCGGCGCCGATGCCGACCGTCGCCAGCTCGCGCGCATAGACGATGGCGTTCGACTTCACATGCTTGGCCACGGTCCAGGCGAAAAGCAGGTCGGCCAGTTCCTGGTCGGTCGGCTGGCGTTTCGTCACCACCTTCAGGTCGGCGGGCAGGATCACGCCGTTGTCGCGGCCCTGCACCAGGAAGCCGCCGGCGACCTGGCGGAAGGCCAGGCCCGGCGCCCGGGGATCGGGCAGCCCGCCGGTGGTCAGCAGGCGCAGGTTCTTCTTGGCGGCGAAGATCTGCTTCGCCTCGTCACTGGCCTCGGGGGCGATGACCACCTCGGTGAAGATCTCGGTGATCGCCTGCGCCGTCTCGGCGTCGAGCGTGGTGTTCAGCGCGATGATGCCGCCGAAGGCCGAGGTGCGGTCGCAGTCGAAGGCGCGCCGATAGGCATCGACGGCGCTGTCGCCGCGGGCCACGCCGCAGGGATTGGCGTGCTTGATGATCGCCACCGCCGGGCCCTCGGCCGGGTCGAACTCGGCCACCAGCTCGAAGGCCGCGTCGGTGTCGTTGATGTTGTTGTAGCTGAGCTCCTTGCCCTGCCATTGCCGTGCCGTGGCGACGCCCGGGCGGTCCGAGCCGTCCTTGTAGAAGGCGGCGGACTGGTGCGGGTTCTCGCCGTAGCGCAGGGTCTGCGCCAAGGTGCCCGAGAAGCTGCGGCGGCGCGGCGTTTCCTCGCCGATGGCCTGCGCCATCCAGGTCGAGACCGCGGCGTCATAGGCGGCGGTGCGGGCATAGGCGATCTGCGCCTGCCGCTGGCGGAAGGCATAGGTCGTGGTGTCGTCGTTGGCGTCGAGTTCCGCCAGCACGGCAGCGTAATCCTGCACGTCCACCACCACGGTCACGAAGGCGTGGTTCTTGGACGCCGCGCGGATCATCGCCGGGCCGCCGATGTCGATATTCTCGATGCAATCGTCATAGGCCGCGCCCTTGGCCACCGTCGCCTCGAACGGGTAGAGGTTCACGACCAGCAGGTCGATCATGCCGATCCGGTGCGATTTCGCAGCGGCCATGTGCTCTTCGTTGTCGCGCAGCGCCAGCAGGCCGCCATGCACCACCGGATGCAGGGTCTTGACCCGGCCGTCCATCATTTCCGGAAAGCCGGTCACCTCGGCCACGTCCACCACGCTCAGCCCGGCCTCGCGCAGCGCCTTGGCGGTGCCGCCCGTCGACAGGATCTCGACGCCCCGCGCCGAAAGCGCCCGCGCGAAGTCGATCAGCCCGGTCTTGTCGGAAACGGAAATCAGCGCGCGCTTCAGCGGAATGCGGTCGGTCATCGGTCGGGGCCCCGTGCGGTGGATGGCGGATTTGGCCCGTCACCTACCCCCGGAACGCGCCAAGGTCCAGCCGATCTGGATGGCGCGGCCCTGCAGATGGGCGGAAATCACCATCTGGCGCGAGGGGCGCGGCTCGGCCAGCGCCCGATCGAGCAGGCAGGACGCCTCGAGCCGCAGCTGGCCCACGCCGTCATGGGCAAAGAGCCATTCATCGCCGGTGGGCAGGGTCAGCCGGATCTCCTGCCCCTGCTGGCGGGCCTGGATCTCGGGGTGCAGGTGGAAGCGGATGTCGAAGGCCAGCCCTTCGTCAGGGCGGATCTGGTCCAGCCGCGCCTGGGCGCTGGCATCCAGCGCCGCCAGCGAATCCTCGCCCCTCAGGCCCATGCCGTCGGGATCGAGCCAGAGCTCGCGTAGATGCGTCAGCCCGTGGCTGGCCAGCCAGCCGTCATGGCCGGCCAGCAGATGCGCCGGTTCCGGGGAATGCACCGGGCCGCAATCCGGCGCGGTCAGGTTGCCCAGGGCGTCGCAATCCCCGGCCCAGACCAGGTCGGGACGCTCGGTCAGGATGTCGGGCTCGCCCTCCTGCCGGTTCGGGTTCAGCCGCGAGGACGAAAGGCCGGCCAGGCACAGCGCCGAATGGCAGGGCGTGGCGCGGCTGGCCTTGGCCCAGAGCGGGCCGAAACCGTCGCCGGGGCCGCAATTCACGATCAGCGGCTGGCGCGCCACGGTCAGCTCGAAGGCCAGGGTCGAGGCATGGGCGCGGACCGCCGCCGGACCGCCGGGCGGCGGCGCGGCATCCAGGATCAGCGTGCTGCGCGCCCGCGCCATGCGGGCAAAGCCCATGGCCAGCCCGCCGACCGGCAGGGCCGGCCCTTCCGCCGCGCGCAGGCAGCGGTCGAGCCGCCCGGCCGCGCCGCGCCCGCCGCCGTGGAAACAGGGCAGCGCCCCGTCGGCATGGCGCAGCGCCCGCAGGATCGGCGCGATGGCGGCGATGATGGCGGGCAGTTCGGGGGGCAAGTCCAGCCCCGCCTCCTCCGCGACCTCCCGCGCCCAGACCAGCAGCGCCATGGCTTCCAGCAGCGCCTCGGGCGAACGGGCCTCGGACAGGGTGTCGATGCCCATGGCATCGGCTTCCTCGGCCAGGGCGATCAGCGCCGGCGCCGCCATGGTCTGGCGGTCGCGCAGCGACATGGCGCCGATGGCGAGCCCGGCCAGCGCCTCGAGCCGGCACAGCCCGTCCTCGCTGTCATACCAGCTGTCGCGCAGATGGTTCAGGTGCTGGTCGAGGGCGCGGAAATACGGCCCCGCCCCGTCGCGGTCGAGACCCGGCAGGATCATCCCGGCATGGAAGATCCAGCGCAGCACCCGCCGCCCGGCGACCTCGGGCATCCATTCCGGCGTGCCGGCCACGGGCTCGCGATGGCGGCGCAGCCAGCGCAGGACGTGGTCCTGGGCGATGGCGCGGGCCCGCGGCGTGCCGACGGCGGCCAGGTCGTCGAGCCAGCCGAAGCCGTGCAGCTCGGCCGCCACCGTGGGCGGCAGGTCGGCAGCGAAGAAATCGCCCGACAGGGTGATGCCGCCCAGATGCAGCGTGCCGTCGACGATCTGCTCGCCGCGACCGGGATGGCCGATGGCCTTGGGTTCGGGGCGGCGCAGGAATCCCCGGGGCGCGACGGTGCTATCGGTCATGGACAACGCATTGACTTAGGACGCACAACCTTAGGTCCGCCCAACGGTTTTCCGCAAGCGCGCGATGAAGAACCCGTCCATACCGCCGCGTTCCGGCCACAGGTCCGGGCGCAGCCGCAAACCGCCCTGCGGGGTGATCCAGCCCGGCTCGATGCCCGCGGCCTGCGGCGGCTCGACCGTCAGGCCGGGATGGCGGGCCAGCGCGGCGGCGAACTGATCCTCGCCCTCGGCCGGCAGCAGCGAGCAGGTGGCATAGACCAGCCGGCCGCCGGGCTTGAGCAGCGTGAGCGCGTGGTCGATCAGCCGCGCCTGCAATCCGGTCAGCTCGGCCAGCCCCGCGCCGTCGCGGATGCGCGGCAGTTCCGGGTGGCGGCGGATGGTGCCGGTGGCCGAGCAGGGGGCATCCAGCAGCACCGCGTCCAGCGGCTGGTCGGGCCGCCAGTCCAGCGCATCCGCCGCGACCAGCCGGGCGGAAAGCCGGCAGCGGGAAAGGTTCTCGGCCACGCGGGCGAGGCGCGGCTCGGAAATGTCCAGCGCCGTGACCTCGGCCCCGGCGGCGGCGAGTTGCAGCGTCTTGCCGCCCGGCGCCGCGCAAAGATCGGCGATGCGCTCGCCCGGACGCGGGTCGAGCAGCCGCGCCGCCAGCGCCGCGGCGGCGTCCTGCACCCACCATTCACCCGCCTCATAGCCCGGCAGGGCCGAGACCTGGGTGCCGGCGGGCAGCCGGTGCGAACCGGTGGGCAGCGCCTCGCCCGGGCAATCCGCGCCCTTCGGCGTCAGGTCGAGGGGCGCGCCGGCCTCATGCGCGGCCTCGATGGCGCGGGCGACCTCCTCGCCCCAGGCGGCGACGATGGGGCCGCGCAGCCAGGGCGGCAGCTTCTGCGGCGAAAGCCGCGCCCAGGGCTCGGCCGCGCCGGCGATCTTGCGCAGCACCGCGTTCACCATGCCGGCGGCGGCCTGGCCCTTTTGCCCCGAGGCGCGGGCCAGCGCCACGGCGGCATTGACCGCGCCATGCGGCGCCTCGGCCAGCGCCAGCATCTCGACGGTGGCGAGGCGCAGGATGCGCATGATCTCGGGGCGCGGGCGGCGGGCCAGCATCGGCGCCAGCAGCAGGTCGGCGCGGCCCTCGCGCCGCAGCACCTCCAGCGCCAGGCGGCGGGCGCGAGCGCGGTCGGGGGGCGGCAGGCGCTCGGTCAGCGCGGCGGCCTCGTCCAGCGTCGCGCCTTCGTCGACCGCGGCCAGCAGGCGCAGGGCGCCCATGCGTGCCGCATCCTTGACCGTTCTGCCGCGTGACTTGTCCAAAGCCTGCCCCTTGCCTAGATTGGCTTGGTCTAGCGCGAAGCAGGGGAAACCGCCATGACCGACCGCAAGGATCTGCCGCCCGCCGATCTTCCGCCCGCCGCGCAGCGCGCGCTGGCCGAGGCCGAGGAGCGCCGCCGCAAGGCAAAGCCGCTGGACCTGCCGGTCGAACTGGGCGGCCGCGACGGGCCCGAGCCGGTGCGCTACGGCGATTACGAGAAAAAGGGCATCTGCGTCGATTTCTGAGCCGCCGCGCCCGCGCGCGCAGCCGCACGAGTATCTGCAGAACCGAGAAGACCGGGCCTGCTGGCGAATCCGTGATCGGCGATGCCTGCCCCGTTTACTTGCCATTGGGGTTTGCCGTCTAAAGAATGCGCCAACCATCAAACCGCAAGGAACGGCAGATGACCTCCGGGCAGGGGATTTTGAGATGCGCGGCGCTGGCGCTGCTTCTGGCGGCACAGCCATGGGGACAGGCAGCGGCCCAGGAGGGGGCCGGGCGACGCGGATCGCAGGGCCCGACCGAGGTCGGCGTGATGACCACCGCCGAGGAGGACGTGCCCTATACCGTCACCCTGCCCGGCCGCGCCATCGCCTACCAGCAGACCGGTATCCGGCCGCAGGTCGGCGGCGAAGTGCTTGAAATCGCCTATGATCCCGGCAAGCCCGTCAAGGCGGGCGACGTGCTGTTCCGGCTGGACCCCGAGACGCTGGCCGCGGCGCTTTCCGCGGCCGAGGCCGCGGTGGCGGGGGCCGAGGCCAGCCTGACCCAGGCGCAGAACACCGTCACCCGCTATCGCCGGCTGGAAGGCTCGGGCGTCTCGGCGGTGGAGCGGGCCAATGCCGAGGTGGCGCTGAAACAGGCCGAGGCGGACCTGAAATCGGCGGAAGCCGCGCGGGACGCGGCGCGGCTGTCGCTGCAGCGGACCGAGATCAAGAGCCCGCTGGACGGCATGGCGGATGTCGCGGCGGTCTCGGTCGGGGATCTGGTGACGGCGAACCAGTCCGAATCGCTGACCACCATCACCCAGCTCGACCCGATCTATGTCGATGTCTCGGAATCCAGCGCCCGCATGCTGCGCAACCGGGCGCGCATCACGGCCGGCCAGCTGGTGGTCAACGGCGGCGTGCAGACCCAGCTGATCCTGGAGACCGGCGAGGAATATCGCGGCGAGGGGCGCATCGTCAGCCCCGGCATCGCCGTGTCGCCCACCACCGGCACCGTGCCGATCCGGCTGCGATTCGACAATCCCGACGGGATGATCCTGCCCGGCCAATTCCTGCGCGTGAAGCTGACGCTGGGCACCACCCGCGCCGTGCTGGTGCCGCAGCGCGCCACCAGCCGCGCCTCGGACGGCACGCTGACCGCCTTCGTCGCCCGCGACGGCAAGGCCCAGCAGGTCACGCTGAGCGAGCAGGGCAGCTATCGCAACAGCTGGATCGTCACCCAGGGCATCAGCCCGGGCGAGCAGCTGATCCTGGACGGGCTGGAGAACCTGCGCGCCGGCACCGAGGTCACCACCGTTCCCGTCACCATCGACGCCCAGGGCGTCGTGCGCGAGGCCAACGGGCGCGGGGAAGGCTAGGCCATGGCGCGCTTCTTCATTCACCGCCCGGTCTTTGCCTGGGTGCTGGCCATCGTGACCATGCTGATCGGCGGCTGGTCGCTGATCAACCTGCCGGTCTCGCAATATCCCGACATCGCGCCGACCACGATCCGGATCACCTCCAGCTATTCGGGGGCGACGGCGCGGGCGGTGCAGAATTCGGTGACCACGCCGATCGAGGACGCGCTGACCGGGCTGGAGGGGCTGCTCTACACCGTGTCCTCCTCCTCGACCGGGCGCAGCGTCATCACCCTGACCTTCGACGACAGCGCCGACCCGGTCGATGCGCTGAACGAGGTGCAGTCCAAGGTCCGCTCGGTCGAAAGCCGCCTGCCCGGCCCGGTGCAAAGCAACGGCGTCTCGGTCACCCGCTCGTCCTCGTCGATCCTGATGGTGGGCTCGCTGGTCTCGACCACCGGGCAGCATTCCACCATCGAGCTGGGCAACCTGCTGGAGCAGGTGGTCGAGGGCCCGGTCAAGCGCACCGAGGGCGTGGGCGGGGTCGATGTCTTCGGCTCGGGCTATGCCATGCGGATCTGGATGGACCCGCTGCGGCTGGCGCAGTTCCAGCTGACCCCCACCGACCTGACCACCGCCGTGGCGCAGCAGAACAGCACCGTCTCGGTCGGGGCGCTGGGCGAGCAGCCGGTGGTGGCGGGCCAGCAGTTCACCGCCAACATCACCGCGCAAAGCCAGCTGACCTCGGTCGAGGATTTCCGCAACATCCTGCTCAAGACCGGCGAGGACGGCGCCGCCGTGCGGCTGGGCGACGTGGCCGAGGTCGAGATCGGCCAGACCCGCTATGGCCGCGATTCGCGCTTCAACGGCATGAACGCTTCGGGCTTCGCGGTGAACCTGGCCACCGGCGCCAATGCGGTCGAGACGGCGAATGCCGTGCGCGCCACGCTGGAGGGGCTGAAGAACGCCCTGCCCGAAGGGGTCGAGGTGCATATCGCCTATGACACCGCGCCTTTCGTCGAGCTGTCGATCGAGAAGGTCTATCACACGCTGGTCGAGGCCATCGCGCTGGTCTTCCTGGTGATCCTGCTGTTCCTGCAGAACTGGCGGGCGACGCTGATCCCGATCATCGCCATCCCGGTGGTGCTGCTCGGCACCTTCGGCATGCTGGCGGCGCTGGGCTATTCGGTCAACACCCTGACCATGTTCGCCATGGTGCTGGCCATCGGCCTGCTGGTGGACGACGCCATCGTCGTGGTCGAGAACGTCGAGCGGGTGATGGAGGAGGACCGGCTCGGCCCGGTCGAGGCCACGGAAAAGAGCATGGGCCAGATCAGCGGCGCGCTGATCGGCATCGCGCTGGTCCTGTCGGCGGTGTTCCTGCCCATGGGCTTCATGCCCGGCTCGACCGGGGTGATCTATCGCCAGTTCTCGGTCACCATCATCACCGCCATGGTGCTGTCCCTGCTGGTGGCGCTGATCCTGACGCCGGCCATGTGCGCCAGCCTCTTGCGGCAAAGCCACGGCCCGGCGCGCTTCGCCCCGGCCCGCTGGTTCAATGCCGGCTTCGACCGGGTGACGCGCGGCTATTCCGCCACCGTGCGCCGCAGCCTGCGCCGGCCGATGCTGGTCATGCTGCTGCTGGCCGCGATCAGCTACGGCGCGACCGATCTCTTCGGCCGCATGCACACCACCTTCATCCCCGGCGAGGACCAGGGCGTGCTGCAATCGCGCATCTCGCTGACCGAGGGCTCGACCGCGCAGCAGACCGCCGCCGTGGTGCAGGAGATCGAGGACTACATGCTGACCGAGGAAAAGGCGGCGGTGGATTCGGTCTTCGTCGCCATGGGCTTCGGCTTTTCCGGCACCTCGCAAAGCCGGGCCATGGTCTTCGTCAAGCTGCGCGATTTCGACCAGCGCAAGGACCCCGCGCTTTCGGCCAGCGCCGTCGCCTCGCGCGCCAACGAGCGGTTCCAGAACCACCGGGCGGGCCGCATCACCTTCCTGCAGCCGCCGGCGATTCCCCGGCTGGGCAATGCAGCGGGGTTCAGCATGTTCCTGCTGGACCAGACCGGCGGCGGAACCGAGGCGCTGACCCAGGCCGCCAAGGCGCTGGAACAGGCCGCGGCCGAGGACCCGCGCCTGCAGAGCGTCGAAAGCAGCGGCACCGAGACCGAGGCCGCGCTGAGGATCGATATCGACCAGCAGAAGGCGGAAAGCTTCGGCGTCAGCCTGTCGGGGGTGAACGCCATGCTCTCGACCATCTTCGCCGGGACCGAGGTGAACGATTTCGCGCTTGGCGCGCAGCTGCGCCCGGTGATTGT from Paracoccus sp. MA carries:
- a CDS encoding efflux RND transporter permease subunit gives rise to the protein MARFFIHRPVFAWVLAIVTMLIGGWSLINLPVSQYPDIAPTTIRITSSYSGATARAVQNSVTTPIEDALTGLEGLLYTVSSSSTGRSVITLTFDDSADPVDALNEVQSKVRSVESRLPGPVQSNGVSVTRSSSSILMVGSLVSTTGQHSTIELGNLLEQVVEGPVKRTEGVGGVDVFGSGYAMRIWMDPLRLAQFQLTPTDLTTAVAQQNSTVSVGALGEQPVVAGQQFTANITAQSQLTSVEDFRNILLKTGEDGAAVRLGDVAEVEIGQTRYGRDSRFNGMNASGFAVNLATGANAVETANAVRATLEGLKNALPEGVEVHIAYDTAPFVELSIEKVYHTLVEAIALVFLVILLFLQNWRATLIPIIAIPVVLLGTFGMLAALGYSVNTLTMFAMVLAIGLLVDDAIVVVENVERVMEEDRLGPVEATEKSMGQISGALIGIALVLSAVFLPMGFMPGSTGVIYRQFSVTIITAMVLSLLVALILTPAMCASLLRQSHGPARFAPARWFNAGFDRVTRGYSATVRRSLRRPMLVMLLLAAISYGATDLFGRMHTTFIPGEDQGVLQSRISLTEGSTAQQTAAVVQEIEDYMLTEEKAAVDSVFVAMGFGFSGTSQSRAMVFVKLRDFDQRKDPALSASAVASRANERFQNHRAGRITFLQPPAIPRLGNAAGFSMFLLDQTGGGTEALTQAAKALEQAAAEDPRLQSVESSGTETEAALRIDIDQQKAESFGVSLSGVNAMLSTIFAGTEVNDFALGAQLRPVIVQAAAANRMQPEDVDSWYARNSDGEMVPFTAFMTTRWEPVEPSLSRMDGIDAIEVTGQQSDSASSGEAMAAMEELVAQLPGGYGTAWTGLSYQERQSGNQAPWLFALSALVVFLSLAALYESWSIPFSVMLAVPVGVLGAVVAALTFGQANDVYFKVGILTTIGLAAKNAILIVEFARDLERSGRATVAAAVEAARLRLRPILMTSLAFILGVLPLAIATGAGAAAQNSIGIGVMGGMIAATFLGIFMVPAFYVTVRRLTDRRART